The sequence CCGGCGCATGTCGTCGTTGCCGATGCGGGCAATCGTATCCACGTCGCCGGCCTTCCAGGCGTCGATCAGCTCGGTGAGCTTGGCCGAGTCGTCGGCCGCCTCGCGCATGGTCGAGCGCAGGAAGTCCAGTTCCACCGAGCGCGGCATGTCGGCCAGCAGGCGGATCTGCTGCTCCGCGGTTTCCAGCCCCAGCACCGGCTTGCCGGCGGCGGTGGCCTGCGCCTTCAGCTGCTTGTCCACGCCGTGCTCCGGATCGAGCCCGGCTTTCAGCAGCGGCGACACGGTGAGTGTCAGCGCGGCCAGCCACGGACGCATCATGTCCAGCGCCTGCATGCCGCCGGGTACGCCGGCCTTGTTCGCGAGGATGCGCAGCCGCTGCGCATCCGCCTCGCCGAGCTGGGTCGACAGCGGGTGCGTCGGGTCCATGCCGTGGCGCAGCACCAGCGCAGCCATGTTCGCCGCATCGTCGTCGACCAGCTCGATATACAGCGTCTGGCTGTCCGAGAGCGCGCGGTCCAGCGCCGGGTAATGCCAGCTGGCGTCGCGCGGCAGCAGGTGCACGGTGCCGAACAGGTAGATCGTGGTGTCGGCGTCCTTCACCACCCATAGGGCCGGTTTCGCCAGCGCCGAGGTACAGGCGAACAGCAGGGCGAGGCAGGCGAGCAGGCGCAGGGCAAGTGAGGGCTTCATGCAGGGAGTGTCGCGGCAAGCCGCGGCCGGTTCAATCCTGGTGAGGTGGCCATGGCGTGGGCCGTTGGCTTATGGAACCGCGAGGTGGGGATGGTGTGGGTGCCGGCCGACCTCGGGAACCTCATCGTCGGGGTTGCGCACCTCCCTGTCGATATCCGGAACCCCGACGTCGAGGTGGCGCACGTGCTCGTCGATGTCCGGAACCCCGGCGTCGAGGTTACGCACGTCCTCGTCGATGTCTGGAACCC is a genomic window of Rhodanobacter thiooxydans containing:
- a CDS encoding TraB/GumN family protein, producing MKPSLALRLLACLALLFACTSALAKPALWVVKDADTTIYLFGTVHLLPRDASWHYPALDRALSDSQTLYIELVDDDAANMAALVLRHGMDPTHPLSTQLGEADAQRLRILANKAGVPGGMQALDMMRPWLAALTLTVSPLLKAGLDPEHGVDKQLKAQATAAGKPVLGLETAEQQIRLLADMPRSVELDFLRSTMREAADDSAKLTELIDAWKAGDVDTIARIGNDDMRRREPKLYQLLLVQRNEAWATKIATMLQQPGTVFIAVGAAHLAGPDSVQAQLRQLGIEAVRK